A single region of the Salvia miltiorrhiza cultivar Shanhuang (shh) chromosome 8, IMPLAD_Smil_shh, whole genome shotgun sequence genome encodes:
- the LOC131000138 gene encoding GDSL esterase/lipase At5g22810, whose translation MIIYILLILCIALANAQPLVPALLIFGDSVVDVGNNNNLETIVKANFPPYGRDFIKHKPTGRFCNGKLASDYTAENLGFTSYPPAYLSKQAKGKHLLTGANFASASSGYYDTTAKIYETIPLSKQVELYRDYQRKLTTLVGQSNATSIINGSIHFVSSGSSDFVQNYYINPLLYDKYTPLQFTDILLQSYTKFVEELYNMGARKIGVTTLPPLGCVPAVITIFGEDRNECVEKINKVAVSFNKKLNSTSQKLQAKLPALNLVVLDIYQPLHDLVTRPTDYGFFEARKACCGTGLVETSILCNAESAGTCRNASEYVFWDGFHPTDAANKILSDDLLSAGLSLIS comes from the exons ATGATCATCTACATTCTCCTAATCCTGTGCATTGCCCTTGCAAATGCACAACCTCTAGTTCCTGCACTGCTCATATTTGGGGACTCAGTTGTTGATGTAGGCAACAACAACAATCTTGAAACCATTGTCAAAGCCAATTTCCCACCTTATGGCAGAGACTTCATCAAACACAAACCAACTGGTAGATTCTGTAATGGGAAGCTTGCTTCAGACTACactg CTGAGAATCTCGGGTTCACCTCGTATCCGCCTGCCTACCTCAGCAAGCAAGCTAAAGGGAAGCATCTCCTGACCGGGGCTAACTTCGCGTCCGCCTCTTCAGGCTACTACGACACCACAGCAAAAATCTAT GAGACGATCCCATTGAGCAAACAGGTGGAGCTGTACAGAGATTACCAGAGGAAGCTCACGACACTCGTGGGGCAATCCAATGCTACATCGATCATAAACGGATCCATACATTTTGTGAGCAGTGGAAGCAGTGATTTTGTCCAGAACTACTACATCAATCCTCTGCTTTATGACAAGTACACTCCACTTCAATTCACAGACATTCTCTTGCAGTCTTACACCAAATTTGTGGAG GAGCTGTACAATATGGGAGCAAGAAAGATTGGAGTGACAACATTGCCACCACTTGGATGTGTGCCTGCAGTTATTACCATATTTGGTGAGGACAGAAACGAGTGTGTCGAGAAGATTAATAAAGTGGCTGTTTCATTCAACAAGAAGCTCAACTCCACTTCCCAGAAACTGCAAGCCAAGCTACCTGCTCTTAATCTTGTGGTTTTGGATATCTACCAGCCTCTTCATGACCTTGTCACGCGGCCTACTGATTACG GTTTCTTTGAAGCAAGAAAGGCATGCTGTGGGACAGGATTGGTGGAGACATCTATACTGTGCAATGCAGAGTCGGCTGGAACATGTAGGAATGCAAGTGAATATGTTTTCTGGGATGGCTTTCACCCCACTGATGCTGCTAACAAGATTTTGTCTGATGATTTGCTGTCTGCTggcctctctctcatctcctgA